CATCATACGGGTCGGCGCCCCTGATATTGAAAGAGAGGAGTCCCAGACGATCCTGTCCGCGTTCCGGTCCGTATATCTCCACCCCGTCGAGCATGGAAAGCGATTCCATCATCGATCCCACCAGGCGGCTTTCGTGTTCGCGGATCGAATCGACCCCTTTCGCAAGAAGGAATCCCAGGGCGGCATGGAGCCCTGCAATGCCTCCCATGTTCATTGTACCTGCCTCATACCGGTCCGGAACACTATCCGGCTGGAATGCAGACTTTGAAAGAGTGCCGGTCCCTCCCTCTTTGAGTGTTTTGAGCGTAATTCCGTCCCCGGATATAAAATCCCCCGGTCCCCATGGGTCCCATCAGTCCTTTGTGCCCTGTGAACGCAAGAAAATCCACCTCCATGTCCCGGATGGAAACCGGATAGGTCCCTGCAGTCTGTGCGGCATCGACCATGACCGGAATCTCTTTCCGATGGGCGATGGCAGCGATCTCCCGGACCGGCACGATATTGCCGATCACATTGGACCCATGGATCAGTGCGACAAGAGCGACGGCGGGATCAAGAAGCGTTTCGACCTCGTCCAGATCGATTCTTCCCTGCGGACTGCAGTGAAAGGTTCTTATCCGGATCCCCCTGTCCCGGCTCAGCTGGTGCAGAGGTCTCCAGA
The sequence above is drawn from the uncultured Bacteroides sp. genome and encodes:
- a CDS encoding aminotransferase class V-fold PLP-dependent enzyme; the protein is MSGDGITLKTLKEGGTGTLSKSAFQPDSVPDRYEAGTMNMGGIAGLHAALGFLLAKGVDSIREHESRLVGSMMESLSMLDGVEIYGPERGQDRLGLLSFNIRGADPYD
- a CDS encoding aminotransferase class V-fold PLP-dependent enzyme, whose amino-acid sequence is MDGHGARDRNFYHRRRKTVEIYLDNSATSFPKPECVYTAMDRYMRTNGASAGRGTYARARDAEELIYKTRKSIASLFEAPKPGNIVLTGNVTESLNMILKGYLKEGDTVLTSDIEHNAVWRPLHQLSRDRGIRIRTFHCSPQGRIDLDEVETLLDPAVALVALIHGSNVIGNIVPVREIAAIAHRKEIPVMVDAAQTAGTYPVSIRDMEVDFLAFTGHKGLMGPMGTGGFYIRGRNYAQNTQRGRDRHSFKVCIPAG